In uncultured Ilyobacter sp., a genomic segment contains:
- a CDS encoding 6-phospho-alpha-glucosidase, whose translation MMEKRFNIVLVGGGSTWTPGILKAICKKQKDFPLASIVLYDVDGERQEVIGKFGEILFREEYPEAKFIYTTDKKVAFTDMDFVFCQMRTGGYPMRELDEKIPLSEGVIGQETCGPGGFAYGMRSIRDMIELVNDVREMSPDAWILNYTNPAAIVADALNRVFPDDKKILNICDQPVNLLRSYGRLLDMDPNEFEPVYFGLNHFGWFTHLYNKDGVDMAPKLKEIITTGGFIPVDAEQRDQSWLDTYAMVRDMLVDFPEYLPNTYLQYYLYPDYKANKLDPNYTRANEVMNGREKRVFQECRDAVNAGTTKLSDVVHNDAHGDMIVEVAEAIAFNKNKTYIVIIQNNGLVENVPNDAMVEVAASLGINGPKPYGVGKVDTFYKAMIENQFAYERLTVEAYFEGSYNKALKALTLNRTVVDAKKGRKILDKLIDANKDYWPKLV comes from the coding sequence ATGATGGAGAAGAGATTTAATATTGTGTTGGTCGGTGGAGGATCTACATGGACTCCAGGAATTTTAAAGGCGATTTGTAAAAAGCAGAAAGATTTTCCATTAGCGAGTATAGTATTATATGACGTTGACGGAGAAAGGCAAGAAGTTATTGGAAAGTTTGGAGAAATTCTTTTTAGAGAGGAGTATCCAGAAGCAAAATTTATTTATACAACGGATAAAAAGGTAGCTTTCACAGATATGGATTTTGTATTCTGCCAAATGAGGACTGGCGGATATCCAATGAGAGAACTAGATGAAAAGATACCATTAAGCGAGGGTGTTATTGGTCAAGAAACTTGTGGTCCAGGGGGATTTGCATATGGTATGAGATCAATAAGAGATATGATAGAATTAGTTAATGACGTAAGAGAAATGTCTCCCGATGCTTGGATACTAAACTATACAAATCCTGCCGCTATAGTAGCAGATGCTTTAAACAGGGTATTCCCTGATGATAAAAAAATTCTCAACATCTGTGATCAGCCAGTAAATCTTCTAAGGTCATATGGAAGGTTGCTAGATATGGATCCAAATGAATTTGAACCTGTGTATTTTGGGCTTAATCACTTTGGATGGTTTACTCATCTGTATAATAAGGATGGTGTAGACATGGCACCTAAGTTAAAGGAGATAATTACGACAGGTGGATTTATTCCTGTAGATGCAGAACAGAGGGACCAATCTTGGCTTGATACTTATGCTATGGTTAGAGATATGTTGGTAGACTTCCCAGAATATCTACCGAATACCTATCTTCAATATTATCTCTATCCTGATTATAAAGCAAATAAGTTAGATCCTAATTATACAAGAGCCAATGAGGTAATGAACGGAAGGGAAAAGAGAGTGTTCCAGGAGTGTAGGGATGCTGTGAATGCCGGAACAACAAAACTTTCTGATGTAGTTCATAATGATGCTCATGGTGATATGATTGTTGAAGTAGCTGAGGCTATTGCATTTAATAAAAATAAAACATACATTGTTATTATTCAAAATAATGGACTTGTTGAAAATGTTCCTAACGATGCCATGGTAGAAGTAGCTGCGTCACTAGGGATAAACGGTCCCAAACCTTACGGTGTTGGAAAAGTAGATACTTTTTATAAGGCTATGATAGAAAATCAATTTGCATATGAGAGGCTAACTGTAGAGGCTTACTTTGAAGGATCATACAATAAGGCACTGAAAGCACTTACGCTAAACAGAACTGTTGTTGATGCAAAAAAAGGAAGGAAAATATTGGATAAACTTATTGATGCCAACAAGGATTATTGGCCTAAATTAGTGTAG